The following are encoded together in the Halococcus salifodinae DSM 8989 genome:
- a CDS encoding lamin tail domain-containing protein, with translation MAPDYNRSETYEVSVTNVTDGDTLDVEFSDGTTEELRVIGIDAPETERNRQFERPQEWEGIEDSEYLTQWGENAKEYAKTELSGATVTVSFDENEPIRGEYDRLLMYVETPTEDDGQARLYNRALIEEGLARVYGSSLTHHAEFWAAEDEARTNGAGLWAESNPEATTESRDRPVTDLFIPKPSSIRTDSGALADDRVPVFAEATARQELQDRDHGVEYDRMPLVGTDTDARTGMIGGLLIDEKYEKAEGFEVDTANFENFVFLTNLIDYLSDRSGSVLIDGGHSQFSEEYAITNEEAAYYQRYLEGQDGIEFEQVNEFTKSRFADARAMIVSSPASPYTDTEVDLLAEFRDNGGAVVVLGSATASATARENLDDLVERLGSDLRLNEDQVFDATHKVNDDSSLPYTTVFDSSFPLFDAYSPESDSGNQGALSLAEIHANAAGDEYENLNDEYLVFTNPGNDTLDLTGSVVHDEAGHEYAFPEGVTLSPGEAVTLHTGSGSDDDTGLYWGASAPIWNNTGDEVTVTDTSGNAILSREY, from the coding sequence ATGGCACCCGACTACAACCGGAGCGAAACCTACGAAGTCAGTGTCACGAACGTCACCGACGGCGATACGTTGGATGTCGAGTTTTCAGACGGGACGACCGAAGAGCTCCGGGTGATCGGGATCGATGCGCCTGAGACGGAGAGGAATCGTCAGTTCGAACGGCCACAGGAGTGGGAAGGGATCGAAGATTCTGAATATCTCACCCAGTGGGGAGAGAACGCAAAGGAGTACGCGAAGACCGAACTCTCCGGGGCGACAGTTACTGTCTCGTTCGACGAAAACGAGCCGATACGCGGTGAGTACGACCGATTGTTGATGTACGTCGAGACGCCAACAGAGGACGACGGCCAAGCGCGCCTCTACAATCGCGCGCTCATCGAGGAGGGTCTCGCACGGGTGTACGGCTCCAGTCTGACACACCATGCGGAGTTCTGGGCGGCCGAAGACGAAGCTCGCACAAACGGCGCTGGACTATGGGCGGAGAGCAATCCCGAAGCGACGACCGAGTCCCGCGATCGACCCGTCACCGATCTCTTCATCCCGAAACCGTCGAGCATCCGTACCGACTCGGGAGCGCTCGCGGACGACCGCGTGCCGGTGTTTGCGGAGGCGACCGCCCGACAGGAGTTGCAGGATCGCGACCACGGTGTTGAATATGACCGAATGCCGTTGGTTGGGACCGATACCGACGCCCGAACCGGCATGATCGGTGGGCTGCTCATCGACGAAAAATACGAGAAGGCCGAAGGGTTCGAGGTGGATACGGCGAACTTCGAGAACTTCGTGTTTCTCACGAATCTCATCGATTACCTGAGTGATCGCTCCGGGTCGGTTCTCATTGACGGCGGTCATAGTCAGTTCAGTGAAGAGTACGCGATCACCAACGAGGAGGCCGCCTACTACCAGCGATATCTCGAAGGCCAGGATGGGATCGAGTTCGAACAGGTCAACGAGTTCACGAAGTCGCGATTCGCCGATGCACGGGCGATGATCGTCTCGTCGCCTGCGTCCCCATATACTGATACTGAAGTCGATCTACTTGCGGAGTTCAGAGACAACGGTGGGGCGGTCGTGGTTCTGGGCAGCGCGACAGCGAGCGCCACTGCACGGGAGAATTTGGATGACCTCGTGGAGCGACTAGGATCGGATCTCCGACTTAATGAGGATCAAGTATTCGATGCGACGCACAAGGTGAACGATGATTCGTCGCTTCCCTATACCACGGTGTTCGACAGCTCGTTCCCGCTGTTCGATGCCTACAGTCCGGAGTCGGACTCAGGCAATCAGGGAGCATTGTCGCTTGCGGAGATCCACGCCAATGCAGCAGGAGACGAGTACGAGAATCTGAACGACGAGTATCTCGTGTTCACGAACCCAGGAAACGACACGCTGGATCTCACCGGGTCGGTGGTTCACGACGAGGCCGGCCACGAGTATGCGTTTCCGGAGGGCGTGACGCTGTCGCCGGGTGAGGCGGTGACACTCCATACGGGTTCTGGATCCGACGACGATACGGGGTTGTACTGGGGCGCTTCGGCACCGATC